From Cydia splendana chromosome 4, ilCydSple1.2, whole genome shotgun sequence, one genomic window encodes:
- the LOC134790013 gene encoding metallo-beta-lactamase domain-containing protein 1, giving the protein MSEVTVLYEGYSKMTGKDQMTANCSCTLITGPHNVIVDTMTAWDTQKITTALQKHNVSPDDINYVVSTHGHSDHIGNNNLFLNAKHIVGFSVSFREQYYMHPFDKGVEYTINDSVKVVPTPGHTLSCVTVLVTTAEGRVIAICGDLFENYEDIDNPNVWLEAGSDDPVQQMKNRLKVVEVANWIIPGHGAKFHVTEQIRNSLRKQAGNAPV; this is encoded by the exons atgAGTGAAGTTACAGTTTTATACGAAGGATATTCCAAAATGACCGGCAAAGATCAAATGACGGCCAACTGTAGCTGCACTTTAATCACAGGCCCACACAATGTTATTGTTGATACCATGACCGCTTGGGACACTCAGAAAATTACCACTg CCTTACAGAAACACAATGTGTCCCCAGATGATATAAACTATGTAGTGAGCACACATGGTCACTCGGATCACATAGGAAATAACAATTTGTTCCTGAATGCAAAACACATAGTTGGCTTCAGTGTGTCTTTCAGAGAACAGTACTACATGCATCCTTTTGAtaaag GGGTAGAGTATACTATAAATGATAGTGTTAAAGTCGTCCCAACCCCTGGACATACATTATCATGTGTCACAGTGCTTGTCACAACTGCAGAGGGAAGAGTTATAGCAATCTGTg GTGACCTGTTTGAAAATTATGAAGACATTGATAATCCAAATGTTTGGCTGGAAGCTGGCAGCGATGACCCTGTGCAGCAAATGAAGAACAGACTCAAAGTTGTTGAGGTTGCAAATTGGATAATTCCAGGACATGGGGCAAAGTTCCATGTTACTGAGCAAATTAGGAATTCTTTGCGG